A genomic stretch from Shewanella woodyi ATCC 51908 includes:
- the tusA gene encoding sulfurtransferase TusA, producing MSNQFSEAQHQLDALGLRCPEPVMMVRKSVRKMAQGETLLIIADDPATTRDIPSFCEFMDHKLLASQTETTPYQYLIQKGL from the coding sequence ATGAGCAATCAATTTTCAGAAGCACAACATCAACTCGACGCACTTGGACTTAGATGCCCAGAACCGGTAATGATGGTTCGCAAATCAGTGCGTAAGATGGCTCAAGGTGAAACCTTACTTATCATTGCTGATGACCCTGCAACGACCCGTGATATTCCAAGCTTCTGCGAGTTTATGGATCATAAGTTGCTTGCCAGCCAAACAGAAACAACACCATATCAATACTTGATCCAAAAAGGCTTATAG
- a CDS encoding MOSC domain-containing protein, producing the protein MPTLTAIGFKPVRQGPMTLVETAQVTKSAGVEQDFFGRPGKRQVTVMSQDQWNLVCLELDKPLPWVTRRANLLIQDYSFSSSDRGKLLKIGSLELLITGETDPCKKMEIAQAGLEKALTPDWRGGVTCRVLNDAQISQGDLVTISEVPEQLSFIS; encoded by the coding sequence ATGCCAACACTAACTGCCATAGGATTTAAACCGGTAAGGCAAGGTCCAATGACGCTTGTCGAGACCGCTCAAGTTACCAAATCAGCTGGCGTGGAACAGGATTTTTTTGGCCGACCAGGAAAGCGACAGGTCACCGTAATGTCACAGGATCAATGGAACCTAGTCTGTCTTGAGCTTGATAAACCACTTCCATGGGTAACACGGCGCGCCAACCTACTTATCCAAGATTATAGTTTTTCATCTTCAGATAGAGGCAAGCTATTAAAGATTGGAAGCCTAGAGCTGCTTATCACAGGAGAAACCGATCCCTGCAAAAAGATGGAGATAGCACAAGCTGGCTTAGAGAAAGCCCTGACTCCAGATTGGCGAGGTGGTGTTACCTGCCGGGTACTCAATGATGCACAAATATCTCAAGGCGACCTTGTCACCATTTCAGAGGTTCCAGAGCAACTTTCATTTATCAGCTAA
- the pepQ gene encoding Xaa-Pro dipeptidase — translation MDQLANHFKSHIAELNHRVAEIISRENLSGLVIHSGQPHRQFLDDMDYPFKVNPHFKAWLPILDNPHCWLLVNGRDKPQLIFYRPVDFWHKVADLPDAFWAEHVEIKLLTKADKVAELLPSDISQWAYIGEHLDVAEVLGFKTRNPDAVMSYLHYHRASKTQYELCCLRNANEIAVKGHLAAKNAFFNGGSEFEIQQEYLTATNQGENEVPYGNIVALNENAAILHYTKLESVRPESRHSFLIDAGANFFGYASDITRTYAFEKNIFSELIEAMDKMQQEIISMMRPGVKYVDLHIATHQKLAKILVDFDIASGEPQSLVDQGITNVFFPHGLGHMLGLQVHDMGGFLHDERGTHIAAPDAHPFLRCTRTLAANQVLTIEPGIYIIDSLLNELKQDSRKKQVNWQTVDLLRPFGGIRIEDNVIVHADQNENMTRDCGLN, via the coding sequence ATGGATCAACTGGCTAATCATTTTAAATCTCATATAGCAGAATTAAATCATCGTGTTGCTGAGATTATCTCCCGTGAAAACCTCTCAGGTTTAGTGATCCATTCCGGTCAACCTCATCGTCAGTTTCTTGATGATATGGATTATCCCTTTAAGGTGAATCCGCACTTTAAAGCTTGGCTACCTATTTTAGATAACCCTCACTGCTGGTTATTGGTCAATGGTCGCGATAAACCGCAACTGATCTTTTATCGCCCAGTTGATTTTTGGCACAAGGTTGCCGACCTTCCAGATGCTTTCTGGGCAGAACATGTGGAGATTAAACTGCTTACTAAAGCCGATAAAGTGGCTGAACTTTTACCAAGTGATATCAGTCAGTGGGCTTATATTGGTGAGCACTTAGATGTGGCTGAAGTGCTTGGATTTAAAACCCGTAACCCAGATGCTGTGATGAGCTATCTTCATTATCACAGAGCAAGTAAGACACAATATGAGCTGTGCTGTTTACGTAACGCAAACGAGATAGCTGTTAAGGGTCATCTTGCTGCTAAAAATGCCTTCTTTAATGGTGGAAGTGAGTTTGAGATCCAGCAGGAGTATCTGACTGCAACAAATCAGGGAGAGAATGAGGTACCTTACGGTAATATCGTGGCCCTCAATGAGAACGCCGCTATCTTGCATTACACCAAATTAGAGAGTGTGCGCCCAGAGAGTAGACACTCCTTCCTTATCGATGCTGGGGCTAACTTTTTCGGATACGCTTCAGATATCACCCGTACTTACGCTTTCGAAAAAAATATCTTCAGTGAGCTTATTGAAGCCATGGATAAGATGCAGCAGGAGATCATCTCCATGATGCGTCCCGGTGTGAAGTACGTGGACCTGCATATTGCAACTCATCAAAAGCTGGCCAAGATATTAGTCGATTTCGATATCGCCTCAGGGGAGCCTCAGTCACTAGTTGATCAGGGCATTACCAATGTTTTCTTCCCCCATGGACTAGGGCATATGTTGGGGCTTCAGGTTCATGACATGGGGGGATTCCTCCACGATGAGCGCGGCACCCATATTGCCGCTCCTGACGCACATCCATTTTTGCGATGCACACGTACATTAGCCGCAAATCAGGTACTGACTATCGAGCCGGGTATTTATATCATTGACTCTCTGCTAAATGAGTTAAAGCAGGATAGTCGTAAGAAGCAGGTGAACTGGCAGACTGTTGACCTTTTGCGTCCATTTGGTGGGATCAGAATTGAAGATAATGTCATCGTTCATGCTGATCAAAATGAGAATATGACCCGTGATTGTGGTTTAAATTGA
- the ybaK gene encoding Cys-tRNA(Pro) deacylase: protein MTPAINSLKRAKLAYRILEYHHDANAGAYGIEAAAKLNLAPSLVFKTLVAKLDNEKLVVAIIPVAEKLNMKLLAKAAGVKKAAMASAQEVERSTGYVLGGVSPLGQKRPLATFIDISAESLKQIYVSGGKRGLDIELTPMSLQQLTKANFTPLTV from the coding sequence ATGACACCAGCAATCAACAGCCTGAAACGTGCAAAACTAGCGTATCGTATCCTTGAATATCACCATGATGCCAATGCAGGCGCTTATGGGATTGAGGCTGCCGCTAAGTTAAATTTAGCCCCCTCATTGGTCTTTAAAACCTTAGTGGCCAAACTCGACAATGAAAAACTCGTTGTCGCCATCATTCCTGTAGCGGAGAAGCTCAATATGAAGCTCTTAGCCAAAGCTGCTGGAGTAAAGAAGGCTGCGATGGCATCCGCTCAGGAGGTGGAACGCTCAACGGGTTACGTGCTTGGTGGCGTCAGTCCATTAGGTCAAAAACGCCCTCTTGCCACTTTCATTGATATCAGTGCAGAATCACTTAAACAGATATATGTCAGTGGTGGTAAGCGTGGACTTGATATCGAGCTGACTCCTATGAGTTTGCAGCAGTTAACCAAGGCAAACTTTACCCCTCTTACGGTTTAG
- the fadB gene encoding fatty acid oxidation complex subunit alpha FadB, whose protein sequence is MIYQSPTIQVELLEDNIARLCFNAAGSVNKLDRETIDSLNAALDAIKQDTNIQGLVLTSGKGAFIVGADITEFLGLFAQEESVLLPWIAEANVVFNKIEDLPFPTISAINGFALGGGFETVLATDFRIADTTAKLGLPETKLGLIPGFGGTVRLPRLIGADNALEWITTGKDHKPEAALKVGAIDAVVAPENLEASAIAMLKEALSEKLDWQARRAKKQAPLNLPKLEAMMSFATAKGMVFKVAGKHYPAPMTAISVIEQAARSERADALMVEHQAFIKLAKTDVAQALIGIFLNDQLVKGKAKKAGKLAKNVDSAAVLGAGIMGGGIAYQSASKGTPIVMKDIAQPALDLGLGEASKLLAAQIKRGRSTPEKMAKVLNNITATLDYAPVKDVDVVVEAVVEHPKVKSMVLAEVEQNVSDDAIITSNTSTISINLLAKSLKKPERFCGMHFFNPVHKMPLVEVIRGENSSEETIASVVAYASKMGKTPIVVNDCPGFFVNRVLFPYFAGFSGLLADGADFAAIDKVMEKQFGWPMGPAYLLDVVGIDTGHHAQAVMAEGFPDRMGKDGKDAIDIMFDSERFGQKNNKGFYAYSVDRRGKPKKDLDPTSYELLGAEFGDLKAFESDEIIARTMIPMIIETVRCLEEGIIATPAEADMGLVFGLGFPPFRGGVFRYIDTMGVANFVALADKYAHLGGLYQVTDAMRELAANNGSYYQA, encoded by the coding sequence ATGATCTACCAAAGTCCTACGATTCAGGTTGAGTTACTTGAAGACAATATTGCTCGGTTATGCTTTAACGCTGCCGGCTCTGTCAATAAACTAGACAGAGAGACAATAGACTCACTCAATGCTGCATTAGACGCAATTAAGCAAGACACGAATATTCAAGGTCTCGTTCTGACTTCAGGAAAAGGCGCCTTTATTGTCGGTGCTGACATCACTGAATTTCTCGGTCTATTTGCTCAAGAGGAGAGTGTTCTTCTTCCTTGGATTGCTGAAGCAAACGTTGTTTTCAATAAAATTGAAGACCTGCCATTCCCCACGATCTCAGCCATTAATGGCTTTGCACTGGGTGGCGGTTTTGAAACCGTACTCGCAACGGATTTCCGTATTGCTGATACCACAGCCAAACTTGGCCTACCAGAAACTAAGCTTGGATTAATTCCAGGTTTTGGCGGCACAGTTCGTCTTCCCCGCCTTATTGGTGCCGATAACGCACTTGAGTGGATCACAACTGGTAAAGATCATAAGCCAGAAGCCGCTCTTAAAGTTGGTGCTATCGACGCAGTTGTCGCACCAGAGAATTTAGAGGCATCGGCTATCGCCATGCTGAAAGAAGCCTTAAGTGAAAAGTTAGATTGGCAGGCACGCCGCGCTAAAAAGCAAGCTCCGCTAAACCTACCTAAGCTTGAAGCTATGATGTCATTCGCCACCGCCAAGGGCATGGTATTTAAGGTTGCAGGCAAACACTACCCTGCGCCAATGACAGCCATTAGCGTTATCGAGCAAGCTGCTCGCAGTGAACGCGCTGACGCATTAATGGTCGAGCATCAAGCCTTTATCAAGCTCGCTAAAACCGACGTAGCACAAGCGCTAATCGGTATCTTCCTTAATGACCAACTGGTCAAAGGCAAAGCTAAGAAAGCGGGTAAGTTAGCTAAAAATGTCGACAGTGCTGCTGTACTTGGTGCCGGCATCATGGGTGGTGGTATCGCATACCAGAGTGCCAGCAAAGGCACACCAATTGTGATGAAAGATATCGCACAGCCAGCGCTTGATCTTGGTCTAGGTGAAGCGTCTAAGCTATTAGCCGCTCAAATTAAGCGTGGCCGCTCTACACCAGAGAAGATGGCTAAGGTACTGAACAACATCACCGCGACACTGGACTACGCGCCGGTTAAAGATGTCGATGTTGTAGTCGAAGCCGTTGTTGAGCATCCAAAAGTAAAATCCATGGTGCTTGCTGAAGTTGAGCAAAATGTCAGTGACGATGCCATCATCACATCAAACACCTCAACCATCTCAATCAACCTACTCGCTAAGAGCCTTAAGAAGCCTGAGCGCTTCTGTGGAATGCACTTCTTTAACCCAGTGCATAAGATGCCACTTGTTGAAGTTATCCGCGGCGAAAACAGCTCTGAAGAGACTATCGCTTCGGTCGTGGCTTATGCCAGTAAAATGGGTAAGACACCAATCGTTGTTAATGATTGCCCAGGTTTCTTCGTAAACCGCGTACTCTTCCCTTACTTTGCAGGCTTTAGCGGTCTACTCGCCGATGGCGCAGATTTCGCGGCAATCGATAAGGTGATGGAGAAGCAGTTTGGTTGGCCTATGGGTCCTGCATACCTGCTTGATGTTGTCGGTATCGATACAGGCCATCATGCTCAAGCGGTAATGGCAGAAGGTTTCCCTGATCGCATGGGTAAAGATGGCAAAGATGCTATCGATATCATGTTTGACTCAGAGCGTTTCGGTCAGAAGAACAACAAAGGTTTCTACGCTTACTCAGTAGACCGCCGCGGCAAACCAAAGAAAGATCTCGATCCTACAAGCTATGAGCTACTTGGCGCAGAGTTTGGTGATCTTAAAGCATTTGAGTCCGATGAGATTATCGCTCGTACTATGATCCCTATGATTATCGAAACAGTTCGTTGTCTCGAAGAGGGAATTATCGCAACGCCTGCAGAAGCTGATATGGGGCTAGTATTTGGTCTTGGCTTCCCACCATTTAGAGGTGGTGTATTCCGCTATATCGATACCATGGGTGTCGCTAATTTCGTTGCACTTGCTGATAAGTACGCCCACTTAGGTGGACTTTACCAAGTGACAGATGCGATGCGCGAACTCGCCGCTAATAATGGCAGCTACTATCAAGCTTAA
- a CDS encoding amidohydrolase family protein: protein MLKHKLTPLCAAIALSFSSPSFAEEPSDKKEAKWQVNAPANAPLEKVDINVTEGTWMNVSVSPDGKNIVFDMLGDIYQMPIEGGEAKVLAEGIAWQMQPVYSPDGKYIAFTSDEDGGDNIWIMEADGSKPRAVTEETFRLLNSPAWSPDSQYLVARKHYTGSRSLGAGEVWMYHVAGGEGVKLTERPNEQKDLGEPAYSPDGRYIYFSQDATPGKTFHYSKDSVKGIYKIKRYDTQTGDIEVLIEGTGGAIRPTPSPDGTKLAYIKRDGFQSSLYLLDLKSGKIDKLYGKLDRDMQETWAIHGVYPSMSWTSDNEEIVFWAGGKINKLDVESKSVKQIPFSIKTKLDVQPAVRFTQNLDQDKFDVKMLRMAQVSPDGKKVVYEALGKLWVKSLSNGKRTRLTKLDSELRELFPQWSRDGKSIVFSTWDDEEQGSIRIVNVRNKRVKTLTKEPGKYVEPTFSPDGSFVVYRKAKGGYITPRTWSQETGLYRVDIKGKESIKITPDGYQPQFGADSDRVYFMDHGETPELASINLNGFQKRVHYTSKHATEFRVSPDGKQLAFAERFKVFVTPFAKHGETINIGPKANNLPVTQLSVRAGESISWNNDSDQLYWTLGPELYQVAVDNSYGTDTTASNSKADKATEPKITDLGFTQKADVPRGTVAFVGGNIITMEDDKVIENGVVIVKDNHIVSVGDASIEIPSDAQVIDIKGKSLMPGLFDAHAHGSQGENEIIPQQNWELYANLALGVTTIHDPSNDTTEIFAASEQQKAGNIAGPRIFSTGTILYGANAPGYTSHIDSLDDAKFHLERLKKVGAFSVKSYNQPRRNQRQQVIAAARELEMMVVPEGGSLLQHNLTMITDGHTGIEHSLPAGAIYNDIKQFWSQTEVGYTPTLVVAYGGISGENYWYDKTDVWSHPRLSQYVPGDLLQARSMRRPTAPDEHYNHFNVARVANEMNDLGIKPNIGAHGQREGLAAHWEMWMFAQGGMSNLEVLKTATINPAKHFAMDHQIGSIKQGKLADLIVIDGNPLEDIRVTDRVTHTMVNGKLYNAETMDQLNGEEDKRKPFFFEL from the coding sequence ATGTTAAAACATAAATTAACGCCGCTATGCGCCGCGATAGCACTCAGCTTCAGCTCTCCCTCTTTTGCCGAAGAACCTAGTGATAAAAAAGAGGCCAAATGGCAGGTCAATGCACCAGCCAATGCACCATTAGAGAAAGTCGATATCAATGTAACCGAAGGCACTTGGATGAACGTCAGTGTCAGCCCTGACGGTAAAAATATCGTATTCGACATGCTAGGTGATATCTACCAGATGCCTATAGAGGGTGGCGAAGCCAAAGTGCTCGCTGAAGGTATCGCTTGGCAGATGCAGCCAGTATATAGCCCAGACGGTAAATATATCGCTTTCACCTCAGATGAAGATGGTGGCGATAATATCTGGATAATGGAAGCAGATGGTAGCAAGCCTAGAGCGGTAACAGAGGAAACATTTAGGCTGCTCAATAGCCCAGCCTGGAGCCCTGACTCTCAATACCTAGTTGCCCGTAAACACTACACAGGTTCACGTAGCTTAGGCGCTGGTGAAGTTTGGATGTACCATGTTGCTGGTGGTGAAGGCGTCAAACTGACAGAGCGACCTAATGAACAGAAAGATCTAGGTGAACCCGCCTACTCTCCAGACGGCCGTTATATCTACTTCAGCCAAGATGCGACCCCAGGAAAAACCTTCCACTACTCAAAAGATTCGGTCAAAGGGATCTACAAGATAAAGCGTTATGATACTCAAACCGGTGATATTGAGGTATTAATCGAAGGAACTGGTGGTGCCATTCGCCCAACACCAAGTCCTGATGGTACTAAACTCGCCTATATCAAACGCGATGGATTTCAGTCATCTTTATACCTGCTAGATCTTAAGTCAGGTAAAATCGATAAGCTTTACGGTAAACTCGACAGAGATATGCAGGAGACTTGGGCTATTCATGGTGTCTACCCAAGCATGAGTTGGACCAGTGACAACGAAGAGATTGTCTTCTGGGCTGGCGGCAAGATCAATAAGCTAGATGTTGAATCAAAGTCAGTTAAGCAGATCCCCTTCTCGATTAAGACTAAACTCGATGTGCAACCTGCAGTGCGCTTCACTCAAAACTTAGATCAAGATAAGTTCGATGTGAAGATGCTACGAATGGCGCAGGTATCACCAGATGGTAAAAAAGTCGTCTATGAAGCATTGGGTAAACTTTGGGTCAAATCCCTCTCTAATGGCAAGCGAACACGACTAACTAAACTCGATTCCGAACTAAGAGAACTATTTCCTCAATGGTCACGTGACGGGAAAAGCATTGTCTTTTCAACATGGGATGATGAAGAGCAAGGTAGTATTCGTATCGTTAATGTCAGAAACAAGCGGGTTAAAACCTTAACCAAAGAGCCTGGCAAATATGTAGAGCCCACCTTCTCTCCTGACGGTTCATTCGTGGTTTATCGCAAGGCTAAAGGCGGTTATATCACTCCGAGAACTTGGTCTCAAGAAACCGGACTTTACCGCGTCGATATCAAAGGTAAAGAGAGTATTAAGATCACTCCTGACGGCTATCAACCGCAATTTGGTGCTGACTCAGATCGTGTCTACTTTATGGATCACGGTGAAACACCAGAACTTGCTTCCATCAACCTAAACGGTTTTCAAAAACGTGTTCACTATACCAGTAAGCATGCCACAGAGTTTCGTGTCTCTCCCGATGGAAAGCAATTAGCCTTCGCTGAGCGCTTTAAAGTTTTTGTCACCCCTTTTGCTAAGCATGGTGAGACCATCAATATCGGTCCTAAAGCCAATAACCTTCCAGTAACTCAACTCAGCGTTCGTGCTGGTGAGAGTATTAGCTGGAACAATGATAGTGACCAACTTTACTGGACTTTAGGCCCCGAACTTTACCAAGTGGCAGTCGACAACTCCTATGGAACGGATACCACTGCTTCTAATAGTAAAGCAGATAAAGCAACAGAGCCAAAAATTACCGATCTTGGATTTACCCAAAAAGCAGATGTTCCACGTGGAACAGTTGCATTTGTCGGTGGCAATATCATCACAATGGAAGATGATAAAGTAATAGAAAATGGCGTCGTAATAGTCAAAGATAACCATATTGTCAGCGTTGGTGATGCCAGTATAGAGATACCAAGTGATGCTCAGGTGATCGACATTAAAGGTAAGAGTTTGATGCCGGGTCTATTTGATGCTCACGCTCATGGCTCACAGGGCGAAAATGAGATTATCCCGCAGCAAAATTGGGAGCTCTACGCAAATCTTGCACTGGGTGTCACTACCATTCATGATCCATCCAATGACACAACCGAGATCTTTGCCGCATCTGAACAGCAGAAAGCAGGTAATATTGCTGGCCCTCGTATCTTCTCAACCGGTACCATTTTATATGGTGCAAATGCACCGGGTTATACCTCACACATAGACTCACTCGACGATGCTAAATTCCATCTAGAACGTCTTAAGAAAGTCGGTGCTTTCAGCGTTAAGAGCTACAACCAACCAAGACGTAACCAAAGACAACAAGTGATAGCAGCTGCCCGTGAACTTGAGATGATGGTGGTTCCAGAAGGCGGAAGCTTACTGCAACATAACCTGACGATGATTACTGACGGTCATACAGGTATCGAGCATTCACTTCCAGCTGGTGCCATCTACAATGACATTAAGCAGTTCTGGAGTCAGACTGAAGTGGGTTACACCCCTACTCTGGTAGTTGCTTACGGCGGTATCTCGGGTGAGAACTACTGGTATGATAAAACAGATGTTTGGTCTCATCCTCGTCTCTCTCAATATGTGCCAGGGGATCTACTACAAGCGCGTTCTATGCGTCGACCAACGGCACCAGATGAACATTACAACCATTTCAATGTGGCACGAGTTGCCAATGAGATGAACGATTTAGGCATTAAGCCAAATATCGGTGCCCATGGTCAGCGTGAAGGTCTGGCTGCTCATTGGGAGATGTGGATGTTTGCTCAAGGTGGAATGAGTAATCTCGAAGTGCTCAAAACTGCCACGATCAATCCTGCAAAACATTTTGCAATGGATCATCAAATTGGCTCGATCAAACAGGGGAAACTTGCTGACCTGATAGTTATTGACGGTAATCCGCTGGAAGATATTCGAGTCACAGACAGAGTCACCCACACTATGGTCAATGGCAAACTTTATAATGCCGAGACCATGGATCAATTAAATGGAGAGGAAGATAAGCGAAAGCCATTCTTTTTTGAACTTTAA
- a CDS encoding YigZ family protein, translating into MTDSYRIPSAELIIEEEIKHSRFISFLFHCQSYEELKCALTNIKADYPGANHYCYAFVAAEPGNTLAMGSSDDGEPSGSAGRPMLATLQGADVGEIGAVVVRYFGGTKLGVGGLVRAYSSGIKQGLTQLETQLKQIRYPGLLVCDYNQLKDVEYLLAQYDGVIEERDFMEKVTLNFAIPKRFQTELNRDLATMSQGLLAAKFDFHKSDSTH; encoded by the coding sequence TTGACTGACAGTTATCGGATCCCGTCGGCTGAATTGATCATAGAAGAGGAGATAAAGCATAGTCGCTTTATCTCTTTTCTTTTTCACTGCCAGTCTTACGAAGAGCTGAAGTGTGCACTTACTAACATAAAGGCAGATTACCCAGGAGCTAACCATTATTGCTATGCTTTTGTCGCTGCAGAGCCTGGCAATACCCTTGCTATGGGCTCCAGTGATGATGGTGAGCCATCAGGCAGTGCTGGTCGTCCTATGTTGGCCACTTTGCAGGGCGCTGATGTGGGCGAGATAGGCGCCGTTGTGGTGCGCTATTTTGGTGGCACTAAGTTAGGTGTTGGTGGGCTAGTGAGAGCATACAGTTCAGGGATAAAACAGGGGCTGACTCAGTTAGAAACTCAGCTAAAACAGATCCGTTATCCCGGTTTACTGGTATGTGATTATAATCAGCTTAAAGATGTTGAGTATCTATTAGCGCAATATGATGGAGTGATAGAGGAGCGGGACTTTATGGAAAAGGTTACCCTCAACTTTGCGATCCCTAAGCGGTTTCAAACTGAATTAAACCGCGATCTGGCTACCATGAGCCAAGGGCTTTTAGCGGCTAAGTTTGATTTTCACAAGAGTGATTCAACCCATTAA
- the fadA gene encoding acetyl-CoA C-acyltransferase FadA yields MKQAVIVDCIRTPMGRSKAGVFRNVRAETLSAELMKALLARNPKLDPKDIEDVIWGCVQQTLEQGFNIARNAALLAGIPKEAGAVTVNRLCGSSMDALHQAARAIMTGQGDTFIIGGVEHMGHVPMNHGVDFHPGLANNVAKASGMMGLTAEMLGKMHGISREQQDEFAVRSHQRAHAATVEGRFANEIHPVEGHDANGVLIKVEHDEVIRPETSMESLSGLRPAFDPANGTVTAGTSSALSDGASAMLVMEEEKAKALGLPIRARIRSMAVAGCDAAIMGYGPVPATKKALERAGLTIDDLDVIELNEAFAAQSLPCVKDLGLMDVVDEKINLNGGAIALGHPLGCSGARISTTLINLMEAKDAKYGLATMCIGLGQGIATVFERP; encoded by the coding sequence ATGAAACAAGCAGTTATCGTAGATTGCATCCGTACTCCCATGGGCCGTTCTAAGGCTGGAGTATTTAGAAATGTACGTGCAGAGACACTCTCTGCAGAGTTAATGAAAGCCCTCTTGGCTCGCAATCCAAAACTTGATCCAAAAGACATCGAAGATGTAATTTGGGGCTGTGTACAGCAAACCTTAGAGCAAGGTTTCAATATCGCTCGTAATGCCGCTCTACTTGCTGGCATTCCGAAAGAGGCTGGTGCAGTTACCGTAAACCGCCTATGTGGCTCATCTATGGATGCCCTACATCAAGCGGCGCGTGCCATCATGACAGGCCAAGGTGATACTTTCATTATTGGCGGTGTCGAGCACATGGGTCACGTCCCGATGAACCACGGTGTCGATTTCCACCCAGGTCTTGCCAACAATGTTGCAAAAGCTTCAGGCATGATGGGTCTTACTGCAGAGATGCTAGGTAAGATGCATGGCATAAGCCGTGAGCAGCAAGATGAGTTTGCAGTACGTTCTCATCAACGTGCTCACGCAGCAACAGTTGAGGGTCGCTTTGCTAATGAGATCCACCCAGTCGAAGGTCATGATGCTAACGGCGTGTTGATCAAGGTTGAGCATGACGAAGTGATCCGTCCTGAGACCTCAATGGAATCACTGTCGGGTCTTCGCCCAGCTTTTGATCCAGCAAACGGCACAGTAACCGCAGGCACCTCATCGGCTCTCTCTGATGGCGCATCAGCCATGCTAGTTATGGAAGAGGAGAAAGCCAAAGCGTTAGGCCTACCTATTCGTGCACGCATTCGTTCTATGGCTGTGGCAGGTTGTGATGCCGCAATCATGGGTTACGGCCCAGTACCTGCAACCAAAAAAGCACTTGAGCGTGCAGGCCTAACAATTGATGATCTCGATGTTATCGAGCTTAACGAAGCCTTCGCCGCTCAGTCTCTACCCTGTGTTAAAGATCTTGGTTTGATGGATGTAGTTGATGAGAAGATTAACCTTAACGGCGGCGCTATTGCACTGGGTCATCCGCTGGGTTGTTCTGGCGCTCGTATCTCGACAACATTGATCAACCTAATGGAAGCGAAAGATGCAAAATATGGTTTAGCGACCATGTGTATCGGCCTAGGACAAGGTATCGCAACGGTATTTGAGCGCCCATAA
- a CDS encoding GNAT family N-acetyltransferase: MEINLLKDKPDLIPKIAKWYSDEWGYIDDGSGKESRSTTALEIKLAEYLNSDTIPLMLVATKNQSLIAAAQLRFQENSRYPSDSHWLGGVYVCESHRGNGAGQALIEAIVTKAKQLNVQQLYLQTEDLSGGLYKKMGWKAVEEVKYCGIDLLIMQRDLIT; this comes from the coding sequence ATGGAGATTAACTTACTTAAGGATAAGCCTGATCTTATTCCTAAAATCGCAAAATGGTATAGCGATGAGTGGGGCTATATCGATGATGGTTCTGGCAAGGAGAGTCGCTCCACAACTGCTCTTGAGATCAAACTCGCCGAGTATCTCAATTCCGACACTATTCCATTGATGCTAGTCGCAACTAAAAACCAATCTTTAATCGCCGCTGCTCAACTTAGATTTCAGGAAAATTCTCGCTACCCTAGCGACTCACATTGGTTAGGAGGCGTTTATGTGTGTGAGTCTCATCGTGGTAATGGTGCAGGCCAAGCTCTAATAGAAGCTATCGTTACCAAGGCTAAGCAGTTAAACGTCCAACAGCTTTACTTACAAACTGAAGACCTCTCAGGGGGACTCTATAAAAAGATGGGGTGGAAAGCTGTAGAGGAGGTAAAATACTGTGGCATCGATTTATTGATCATGCAGCGAGATCTAATCACCTAA